The following are encoded in a window of Spea bombifrons isolate aSpeBom1 chromosome 2, aSpeBom1.2.pri, whole genome shotgun sequence genomic DNA:
- the IGSF11 gene encoding immunoglobulin superfamily member 11 gives MRGPGFWGIWLPLGAVMCLKGLVTPLQVIMDKENIQVARGQSAGLFCSFTTSAALTNLNIIWTVTPLSNANQPEQIIIYQGGQVFTNAAQFHGRVGFMQTMPSTNASIYINNTQLSDTGTYQCMVNNLPDRAVRNIGVVGFTVLVPPSEPLCNVQGSLDIGSDVTLTCSSEEGIPRPTYIWEKLDSAPILPASVMQDQFQGTILLRNISTASSGRYQCVSSNLMGARTCLLDLQVVAPQHQSVGLIAGAVVAAVLVLILCIIVVAVGLSYWRNKHKDEEDEIPNEIREDDLPPKCSSSSKVFHPDASSSEHETLTSTNTYNGHYWPNGKPNYTSGSYVHYNCNGCRQPSGRSAAGPHRATYANGGQPVPGPPKTLVVTANTAPSPKAGTRSNGTVGRKAKPSQTRSYAVSQATLERIGAVPVMVPAQSRAGSLV, from the exons GTCTAGTGACGCCGCTGCAGGTGATTATGGATAAGGAAAACATTCAGGTGGCGCGCGGCCAATCCGCCGGCCTTTTCTGCTCGTTCACGACCAGTGCGGCCCTTACAAACCTCAACATCATCTGGACGGTGACCCCCCTGTCCAACGCCAACCAGCCCGAgcag attattatttACCAAGGTGGACAGGTCTTCACCAACGCTGCTCAGTTCCACGGACGCGTTGGGTTTATGCAAACCATGCCAAGCACCAATGCCTCAATCTACATTAACAACACCCAGCTATCCGATACAGGAACGTACCAGTGCATGGTCAACAACCTGCCCGACCGCGCCGTCCGCAACATAGGAGTCGTCGGCTTTACCGTTTTAG TGCCTCCTTCAGAACCGCTGTGCAACGTTCAGGGGTCCTTGGATATCGGCAGTGATGTAACTCTGACTTGCAGCTCCGAGGAGGGGATTCCCAGGCCCACGTATATTTGGGAGAAGCTGGACAGCGCCCCCATTCTTCCCGCTTCTGTAATGCAAG accaATTTCAGGGGACAATTTTGTTGAGAAACATCAGCACGGCGTCGTCGGGGCGCTACCAGTGCGTGTCATCCAATCTCATGGGCGCCAGAACCTGCCTTCTAGACCTGCAAGTCGTGGCCC CTCAGCACCAAAGCGTGGGACTCATTGCCGGAGCGGTGGTGGCCGCGGTGTTGGTGTTGATACTCTGTATCATCGTGGTTGCCGTGGGGTTGTCCTACTGGAGGAACAAACATAAAGACGAGGAGGATGAGATCCCAAACGAAATCAG AGAGGATGATCTTCCACCCAAATGCTCCTCGTCTTCCAAGGTGTTTCACCCCGACGCCTCCTCCTCTGAACACGAGACTCTGACGTCAACCAACACCTACAACGGACACTACTGGCCCAACGGCAAACCTAACTATACCAGCGGGTCTTATGTGCACTATAACTGCAACGGCTGTCGCCAGCCCTCGGGTCGCTCAGCCGCAGGTCCTCATCGGGCAACGTATGCCAACGGTGGGCAACCAGTTCCAGGTCCTCCAAAGACATTGGTAGTTACAGCTAACACGGCGCCATCCCCTAAAGCCGGAACGAGGAGCAATGGCACGGTCGGTAGGAAAGCAAAGCCCTCCCAAACGAGGTCTTATGCCGTGAGCCAAGCCACGCTGGAGAGAATAGGCGCTGTGCCGGTGATGGTACCGGCCCAGAGCAGAGCCGGATCTTTAGTATAA